In Methanofervidicoccus sp. A16, the sequence AACTTTGAGAATACTTTAGAGGTGCTGAGGAAGATAAAACCTGACTACATCCATGGGGCTAAATTCACTCCAAGGAGACATACATTAGCCAGTAAAATGAAACAGATTGATACCAAGATAAGGAAGATGAGATCGAGGATCTTAGATAGATTAAGAAGAGAACTTAGTTATGAGAACAATAGAAAGTATATAGGCAAAACTTTAAGGGTGCTTATTACCGAGAAGGGAAAGGGTATCGCCCACAACTGTAAAGTAGTAAAGTTTAACTGGGAGGATGATTTAAAGGTTGGAGACTTTATAGACGTAAAGATAACAGATGCTAAAACCTTTGGATTGTTTGGGGAGGTATTATGTTAATGGAATCTTATAATTATAGTGGTAAACAGAAGTTTTTAAACTAAACATGGAGAATCTTAAATAAAAAAATAATAAAAATAATAATTATAAGAAAAATAAATTAAAATAAAAAATCTTAAAAGGTTAATAAATAATAAATACAGATAAGAAGTAAATAAACTCCTATCCCCTAGACTACATTGGGTACTGGAGAAGTAGAATAGGATTTCTGTAATCCCCTCTTAGAAGTTTTTTACCTTTTTTACTATCAATTTTTACTGTTCTTTACTCTCTCTAATTATTTTTATTATTATTTTATTACAGTTTAAAAGTTATGTTCTTGACTATAAAAGGAGCAGAAAGAATTAATCTCGTCGTTATTCTTAGAAGGCTCTGAACACTGGGAAGAATGAGAGAGGATCCTCTTAATCCTTTTCCTTAGAAACATTTTTATGGATAGAACCCTATAAACGAAAAAATCTAACTTTTAGAGAAAGGCAATTCCTTCTTTTTACCTTTAACTTTATTTTATTACAATAATATAATAATATTTATAATTCTTATGTGCTTAACTATTAATATATAAATAATTTTTATAAGAATTATTGTAAAAAAATAAGATATTACTATAAGGTGAGAAAATATGATAGACACTCATATCCACTCAGATACAAGACCATACGAAGACTTTGAAAGGATGGCACTCTCCTTAGATGGAGTAATTACCTTGGCCCACGATCCCTTAAAGCCCTACTCTATGGATGTACTTAGAGCCCACTTTGATAGGTTGATAGAGGGTGAAATAGAGAGAGGAAAGAAGAACGGTTTAAAGGTATTCATCTGCTTAGGTATTCACCCCAGAATGATACCTCCAGATGTAAATTACAGTATGTTAAAGGAGTATTTAAAAAATAAACATGTAGTAGGTGTTGGAGAGATAGGTTTAGAGAAGGGTAGTAAGGAGGAGATAGAGGTTTTTGAAAAACAGTTGTTGATAGCCCAGGAGTTGAATCTACCTGCAGTTGTCCATACTCCTAGGAGAAACAAAAAGGAGATTACAAAGACCATATTGGAGGTTATCGACTCCTTAGGTTTAAAGAAGGAGATGGAGAGAAGAATAGTAATAGATCACTGCAATAGGGAGATAGTTCCAATGGTCTACGACACAGAGATGTATTTAGGACTCACTGTACAACCTGGTAAGTTGGCACCTGGTGAGGCAGTGGATATAGTGAAGGAGTACGGAGGAGAGAGATTCCTATTAAATAGCGACTCCTCTTCGGCGCCCTCTGATGTTTTAGCAGTACCGAGGACAGTTCTAAAGATGAAGATAGAGGGGATAGAGGAAGAGATTATTAAAAAGGTGTCTTATATAAACGCTAAGGAGTTGTTTAATTTAAAGGTTTAACCCTTAGTTTCCATTAAGATTGTTAATTAGAAGAATGATAATAAAAATGATTATTATAATAAACCCTAGTTCCCATCAAAAGGATAGTTTAAAGAATAATAAGAATTATAAAAATAATAAGATAAAAAATGTAGAAAATGTTTAAAAATAAAAAACTTCTATTTATCTCAAATACAGAAATTTTAACAAAGAAGATTGGGGGAGAATAACCCTCCGAATACCCTCTAATACAGGGATTCAGAGTAAGATCTCCTATCTTACCTAAGTGATCAGAAAGATCCTAAAGATATTTAACATTAACCTGGTTCCCATCAAAATTGTAAGAAGAATAATAAAAATAATGATTATTATAATAAGAATAATAAATAATAAGAATAATAAAAATCTTAATGAGGAATAATAATAAAATGTAATAAAATTTGGATACTGGATAAACAAGTGATTATCACTTTGATGGAAAGTAGGGCATTAATAATAACAACCTGCTAAGAATGATCTGTCTCACTTCCATTTAGTATCTTAGAGTATCCCAGGAGAGATTATCTTTTATTTTGAGTTTAATACCTTCTTTTTATTACTTTTATTATAATTATTCTTATCAGAATTTATTGATTATTTCATTATGATTTTTAGTTTAATAATTATTTTTTTATTATTTTTTAATTACTACTTGGATGGGAACTAAGGTTTATAATAAGAATAATAAAGATCTTAAGAGTAATAACAATAAAATAATTCTGAAGGGAGAGAGATAAAAAAGTGAATAACCTTATTTCCATCAAATTAATAATTTAAATATAATAAAAATAATAAAAAGATTAAGAAAATATTAAAATAAAAATATAATATCTAATAATCTAACAAAATTAATAACATCAAACTGTTAGGAAGGATCTGCTCCACTTCTATAGTATCTTAGAGTATTCCAGGAAAAGATTATCTATCTCTTATTTTGGTTTTAATACCTTCTTTTTATTACTTTTATTATTATTGCTATTCTTATTAGAATTTTTTGATGGGAATTAGGGTTAGAATAAAATTAATGATTATAATAAAATAAAGAATTAACAAAAGAGATAAAAGAGAAATCCTATCCAACCCCCTCCAGTACTCAAATAACCTAGAGAATAAAGGTTATATTTTACTTTTTAAACTGTTATATTCCTTATTTTAGTTATTAGTTATAATTTATTATTATTTTTTTAGTAATAACTGTTTTTGTTCGCGACTCTATTATTATTCTTAACTATTACTTTGACTGAAATATGTTATTCTTTTTATTTTATTTCATCACTACAATTAATTTTATATATTTTTTATATTTTTTTATTTTTATCATCATATTAAAGGAGGTATTTAAATGAAGTTGGATTACAAGGTTCTGGCACTTATTCCCATAATACTAACTTTAATCTCAGGAGTGATCATATATACAATGGGATTGAAGGAGAGTGTAGATGTAAGTGGAGGTGTGGAGATAACAATTACCGCTCCTAAGGATGTAGATGTGAAGAAATTAAAGGAGTATCTTCCTCCAGGTGTTGAGGTAAAGAAATCCCTTTCTCCATCTGGAACCTTTATTATAATAAGGGCTGGGAGTGATGTAAATACTGAGGAGATCCTAAATGGGTTAAAAGAATTCTTCCAGGTATCTAACTTGGAAGAACTGAAGTACTCCCAGAAGGAGATAAGTCCTATATTGAGTAAGAGGTTCTGGAGCGATGGATTAAAGGCCATCGCCTTTGCCTTTCTATTTATGGCTGTTGTTGTGTATTTAGTATTTAGGTCTCCTGTACCATCCCTGGCGGTGATCCTCGCCGCAATATCTGACATAGTTATGGCATTAGGTTTTATGAGCCTCTTTAGTATACCTGTCTCTACAGCAACAATCGCAGCCCTACTTATGCTTATAGGATACAGTGTAGATACAGATATACTACTAACTACAAGGGTACTGAAGAGAAAAGTTGGAAACATAGAGGATAGGATAAAGGAGGCCATGAAAACTGGTATAACTATGTCCTTAACTACTATAGTGGCCATGTTAGTACTCTACTTAGTGGTCACCTATTTAGTACCTGCAGCGATCCTACTGAGGGATATAGCACTGGTTATACTCTTTGGTTTGATTGCAGATCTACTGACAACCTGGCTGACGAACGTTGGTATATTAAAGTACTATCTTGTAGAGTATAGAAAAGGAGAATAATTTACCATTGAGGGATAAGGATGGATATACTGAAGGATAGTAAAGTATTGGTACTGGTTGTGTCAGTAATACTCTCTATACTGATAATCGCCTTTAAGGGGATATCCTTTGGGGTAGATCTAAGTGGAGGTACCGTTATAGTACTGAAAACCAGTGAGCCAGTATCCCAGGAGAATATGACTGTAATTACCGAGGTACTAAGAAGTAGGTTGAATGCTTACGGTTTAAGTGATATTACTATCTACTCTAGGGGTAGCGATGAAATTGTAGTTGAGATCCCAAAGGATGCTGATGTGGAGAGAATAAAGAAGATATTAACTCAACAGGGAGTATTTGTAGCAAAGATCGACAATAAAACTGCCTACACAGGAAGGGATATAGAGTACGTAGAGGAACCAAAGTTAACACCAAATGGCTACGGAGTGGTACTTAAGTTAACAGAGGAGGGTGCAAGGAAGTTTGCAGAGGTGGCCTATGGAAAGGGTGGCCACAGAGTAGAACTCTACATGGACGGTAAGTTGATAAGTGCTCCAGTACTATCTCCAGGTTTGGCAGATGGAAGGCCCCATAGGGATCAGATAATTACAGTTGCAGGGAGCAATCCTACTAAGGAAGAAATTGATGAGGCATGGGCTATCTATACCGCACTTAAATCAGGTTCTCTTCCAGTGAAGTTGGAAATAGAGTATATAAATACCATATCTCCAACCTTAGGAGAGGAGTTTATAAAAGGAGCGTTAATAGCAGGTTTCTTTGCATTCCTTGCCGTAGGAACTGTTATAGCATTTAGGTATAAAAAACCTTCAATTGTAATTCCTATACTTATTACCTGCGCCTCTGAGATTTTAATCATACTTGGAGTGGCATCTCTGATAAATTGGAAACTGGATCTGGCATCTATTGCAGGTATTATAGCCTCTGTAGGTACTGGAGTGGATGATCAGATCGTCATCACCGATGAAACCCTGTCTAAGGGATCAAAAAAGATTAAAAGTAGTATCAAGAGGGCGTTCTTTATAATATTTGCAGCTGCAGGAACTACAATCGCAGCAATGCTTCCACTCTTTGTAATGAGTATAGGGATGTTAAAAGGATTTGCAATCACCACAATAATTGGAGTACTTATAGGAATATTTATTACCAGGCCAGCATTTGCAAGGATAATCCAGTACATTGCTAAGAGAGAGTTTTAAATTTTTTATTTTAAACTTTAATTCATCAAAGTTAATAATTTGAATAATAATAAAAATAAGAATAATAAAACTGAAATTATAATAAAAATTAATAATAGCAACTGTTAGGAAGGATCTGCTCCACTTCCATAGTGTCTTAGAGCGTCCTAGAAGAGATATTATTTATCTCTTATTTGGATCTAAATACCGTCTTTTTATACTTTTATTTTTTTATGATTATTATACTCTAGTTCCCATCAAAATGATAATTTAAAGAATAATAAAAATAATTATAAAAAAATAATTATGATAAAAAAGAAAATTTAAAAATAAATAATAAAATAAAAATGTTTAAAAAATAAAAAACTTCTATATTTCAGATACAAAAATTTTAAAAGAAGGTTGGAGGAATGATCCTTTGAAGATCTTCTAATATAGGAATTCAGAAATAAGATATCCTATCTTAACTAAGGGTTCCGGAAAGATCCTAAGGATATTTAATGATTTTTATATTTGGTTATTTTCATTATGATTTTTATTATAACAATTTATTATCTTTTTATTATTTTTTAATCACACTTGGTGGGAACTAAGATATTTAAATAATAAAAAACTGGGAAAATATTAAAATTTAATGTCTTATAATATTTATAATAAAATTAATAACATCAAACTGTTAGGAAGGATCTACTCCACTCCATAGAGTATCTTAGAGTATCTTAGAACGTCTCAGGAGATTGTCTTTTATTTTGATTTTAATACCTTCCTTTTATACTTTTATTTTTTTTATGATTATTGTTATTCTTATCAGAATTTTTGATGGGAAGTAGGGTTTATTTATTTTTTATTATAATAATAAATCATTATTCATTATTCTTATAATCACTACTTGGATGGGAACTAAGGATATATTATTATTTTTTATCAGAATTTTTTTGATGGAAATTAGGGTAAAGACGATATTAATTATACTAAACAATAACCAATCTAAGATCTTAAATAAAAAATAACAATAAAGAATAAGTAAAATCAAAAAATAAGAATTAACAGGTAAAAAGTGAAACCTACATTAAGTACTGGAGAGGACGGGATTTCTATTAATTCTCCTTCTTAAGAGTTTTTATCTCTTTTTTTCTCTCTTTTTTCTTTATCTAATTATATTTTTACTTTTTTATTATTAATTTTATTATTATTTTTTAATCATTACTTTATTATTTTTTTTTCACTTACAACAGAACTTACAGGATACATCAGTTGGATACTTTCCTGTGACACAGGCTAAACAGAGATCCTCCCTTCCTATACCTTTTATCAGCCCCTGGACACTGAGATAACCTAAGGAATCTACATTTAAATACCTTCTTATCTCCTCTAGGGATTTAGAACTGGCTATTAACTCCTCCTTAGTTGGCATATCTATACCGTAGTAGCAGGGGGAGATGATCCTTGGAGAACCTACCCTTAAATGTACCTCCCTTGCTCCAGCCTTTCTTACCATATTTACTATCCTCTTAGAGGTTGTGCCTCTCACTATACTATCGTCGATTAATATCACCTTTTTATCTTTTATTATAGGCTTTACAGGGTTCAATTTCAACCTTACAGCGAGATCCCTCTCTTCCTGAGATGGAAGAATAAAGGTTCTACCTACGTATTTATTCTTAATCAGTGCCTCGTAGTAGGGAATACCTAACTCCTCAGAGTAACCTATAGCAGAGGTGATTCCAGAGTCTGGAACAGGAGATACAATATCTCCCTCACAGGGCTCCTCCTTAGCAAGTATCTCTCCTAACTTCCTCCTAACGTTATAAACACTTATACCATCTATTATAGAATCAGGTCTGGCGAAGTAGACGTAC encodes:
- a CDS encoding preprotein translocase subunit SecD, encoding MDILKDSKVLVLVVSVILSILIIAFKGISFGVDLSGGTVIVLKTSEPVSQENMTVITEVLRSRLNAYGLSDITIYSRGSDEIVVEIPKDADVERIKKILTQQGVFVAKIDNKTAYTGRDIEYVEEPKLTPNGYGVVLKLTEEGARKFAEVAYGKGGHRVELYMDGKLISAPVLSPGLADGRPHRDQIITVAGSNPTKEEIDEAWAIYTALKSGSLPVKLEIEYINTISPTLGEEFIKGALIAGFFAFLAVGTVIAFRYKKPSIVIPILITCASEILIILGVASLINWKLDLASIAGIIASVGTGVDDQIVITDETLSKGSKKIKSSIKRAFFIIFAAAGTTIAAMLPLFVMSIGMLKGFAITTIIGVLIGIFITRPAFARIIQYIAKREF
- a CDS encoding protein translocase subunit SecF, with the translated sequence MKLDYKVLALIPIILTLISGVIIYTMGLKESVDVSGGVEITITAPKDVDVKKLKEYLPPGVEVKKSLSPSGTFIIIRAGSDVNTEEILNGLKEFFQVSNLEELKYSQKEISPILSKRFWSDGLKAIAFAFLFMAVVVYLVFRSPVPSLAVILAAISDIVMALGFMSLFSIPVSTATIAALLMLIGYSVDTDILLTTRVLKRKVGNIEDRIKEAMKTGITMSLTTIVAMLVLYLVVTYLVPAAILLRDIALVILFGLIADLLTTWLTNVGILKYYLVEYRKGE
- a CDS encoding TatD family hydrolase yields the protein MIDTHIHSDTRPYEDFERMALSLDGVITLAHDPLKPYSMDVLRAHFDRLIEGEIERGKKNGLKVFICLGIHPRMIPPDVNYSMLKEYLKNKHVVGVGEIGLEKGSKEEIEVFEKQLLIAQELNLPAVVHTPRRNKKEITKTILEVIDSLGLKKEMERRIVIDHCNREIVPMVYDTEMYLGLTVQPGKLAPGEAVDIVKEYGGERFLLNSDSSSAPSDVLAVPRTVLKMKIEGIEEEIIKKVSYINAKELFNLKV